In one window of Azotobacter salinestris DNA:
- a CDS encoding UxaA family hydrolase has translation MQLIARTGDNGSAVIRLNAQDDVLIARRPLEAGQLLPEENLQVRQAIPAGHKVAVRAVAAGRPVRRYGQIIGFASAAIAPGEHVHVHNLSMGEFSRDYAFGADARPTAAALEGPTFRGIVRPDGRVATRNYVGILTSVNCSATVARAIADHFRRDINPAALADYPNVDGVVALTHGSGCAIDASGEGLGMLRRTLGGYAAHANFAAVLVVGLGCETNQIDSLLASQGLERSDALRTFTIQDSGGTARAVASGIAQVRELLSAANRVERQPVSARHLVVGLQCGGSDGYSGITANPALGNAVDRLVACGGTAILSETPEIYGAEHLLTRRAVSREVGEKLIARIRWWETYCERMGAELNNNPSAGNKAGGLTTILEKSLGAVAKAGSGNLVEVYEYAERVRAQGLVFMDTPGYDPVSATGQVAGGANLIAFTTGRGSAYGCAPAPSIKLATNTALWQRQEEDMDINCGSIADGSTSIEACGEAVFELMLRIASGERSKSEVHGYGQNEFVPWQIGAIT, from the coding sequence ATGCAACTGATTGCCAGAACCGGCGACAACGGCAGCGCCGTGATCCGCCTCAACGCCCAGGACGACGTCCTGATCGCCCGCCGGCCCCTGGAGGCGGGCCAGCTCCTTCCCGAAGAAAACCTGCAGGTGCGCCAGGCCATTCCAGCCGGGCACAAGGTCGCCGTCCGGGCCGTGGCCGCCGGTCGGCCGGTGCGCCGCTACGGGCAGATCATCGGTTTTGCCAGCGCTGCCATCGCGCCGGGCGAGCACGTCCACGTGCACAACCTGAGCATGGGCGAATTCAGCCGCGACTACGCCTTCGGCGCCGATGCCCGGCCCACCGCCGCCGCGCTGGAAGGCCCCACCTTCAGAGGCATCGTGCGCCCTGACGGACGTGTCGCCACCCGCAACTACGTGGGCATCCTCACCTCGGTGAACTGCTCGGCCACCGTCGCCCGGGCCATTGCCGATCACTTTCGCCGCGACATCAACCCCGCCGCCCTCGCCGACTATCCCAACGTCGACGGCGTGGTCGCCCTGACCCACGGCTCCGGCTGCGCCATCGACGCCAGTGGCGAGGGCCTCGGCATGCTGCGCCGGACCCTCGGCGGCTATGCCGCGCATGCCAATTTCGCCGCCGTGCTGGTGGTCGGCCTGGGCTGCGAAACCAACCAGATCGACAGCCTGCTGGCCAGCCAGGGCCTCGAGCGCAGCGACGCGCTGCGCACCTTCACCATCCAGGACAGCGGCGGCACCGCCCGGGCCGTGGCCAGCGGCATCGCCCAGGTCAGGGAACTGCTGAGCGCGGCCAACCGCGTCGAGCGCCAGCCGGTCAGCGCCCGGCACCTGGTCGTCGGCCTGCAGTGCGGCGGCTCGGACGGCTATTCCGGCATCACCGCCAACCCGGCCTTGGGCAATGCAGTGGACCGCCTGGTAGCCTGCGGCGGCACCGCGATCCTCTCCGAGACTCCGGAGATCTACGGCGCCGAGCACCTCCTGACCCGCCGCGCGGTCAGCCGCGAGGTCGGCGAGAAGCTGATCGCCCGCATCCGCTGGTGGGAGACCTATTGCGAGCGGATGGGCGCCGAGCTGAACAACAACCCCTCGGCCGGCAACAAGGCCGGCGGCCTGACCACCATCCTCGAGAAGTCGCTGGGTGCCGTGGCCAAGGCCGGCTCCGGCAACCTGGTCGAGGTGTACGAATACGCCGAGCGGGTCCGCGCCCAGGGTCTGGTGTTCATGGACACCCCCGGCTACGACCCGGTCTCGGCCACCGGCCAGGTCGCCGGCGGTGCCAACCTGATCGCTTTCACCACCGGCCGCGGCTCGGCCTACGGCTGCGCCCCGGCGCCCTCGATCAAGCTCGCCACCAACACGGCCCTGTGGCAGCGCCAGGAGGAGGACATGGACATCAACTGCGGCAGCATCGCCGACGGCTCGACCAGCATCGAGGCCTGCGGCGAGGCGGTGTTCGAGCTGATGCTGCGCATCGCCTCGGGCGAGCGCAGCAAGAGCGAGGTGCACGGCTACGGCCAGAACGAGTTCGTGCCCTGGCAGATTGGCGCCATCACCTGA
- a CDS encoding IS630 family transposase, whose product MKTGRPAVRIELTEHEHAELTRRRARHKGPADMQLRAEIILSCARGESGSSIARRLGITAQTVSRWRLRFARLGLQGLNDEPRSGRPRSISDEKVQEVVDRVRQTRPDDASHWSSRRMSKATHISPASVQRIWRAFGLKPHLEHTFKLSTDPAFVDKVQDIVGLYLNPPDKALVLCVDEKSQIQALNRTQPGLPLEPGYPATRTHDYQRHGTTSLFAALDVATGEVIGRLKRRHRSAEFLEFLRAIEETVESDKAIHLIMDNYAVHKTDKVRAWLVAHPRYHVHFTPTSASWLNLVERFFSMLTQKWIRRQAHTSVKDLEQSIEYYLATYNQNPRPFRWRKGAGEILASVGRAARALQRNNEANL is encoded by the coding sequence ATGAAAACAGGCCGCCCAGCCGTTCGGATCGAACTGACCGAACACGAGCATGCCGAACTCACCCGCCGCCGAGCCAGGCACAAGGGGCCTGCCGATATGCAGCTGCGCGCCGAGATCATTCTGTCCTGCGCTCGAGGCGAGTCCGGCTCTTCCATTGCTCGACGGCTCGGCATTACGGCGCAAACCGTTTCGAGGTGGCGCCTTCGCTTCGCCCGTTTGGGCCTGCAAGGCCTCAATGACGAGCCGCGCTCAGGCCGCCCACGCAGCATCAGCGATGAAAAGGTCCAGGAAGTGGTCGACCGGGTGCGGCAGACCCGGCCCGACGATGCCAGTCATTGGAGCTCGCGCCGGATGAGCAAGGCCACCCATATTTCACCGGCGAGCGTACAGCGTATCTGGCGAGCCTTCGGGCTCAAGCCTCACCTGGAGCACACCTTCAAGCTGTCCACCGATCCCGCCTTTGTCGACAAAGTGCAGGATATCGTAGGGCTCTACCTGAATCCGCCGGATAAGGCGCTGGTACTGTGCGTCGATGAGAAAAGCCAGATCCAGGCGCTCAATCGAACACAGCCGGGGCTGCCGCTGGAGCCTGGGTATCCGGCGACCCGTACCCATGATTATCAGCGCCATGGCACGACGTCCTTGTTTGCCGCCCTGGATGTGGCCACCGGCGAGGTGATCGGACGTCTCAAGCGCCGTCACCGCAGCGCAGAATTCCTGGAGTTTCTCAGGGCCATCGAGGAAACGGTCGAGAGCGACAAGGCCATCCACCTGATCATGGATAACTATGCCGTGCACAAGACCGACAAGGTGCGCGCCTGGCTTGTCGCGCACCCGCGTTATCACGTGCATTTCACCCCGACGTCCGCGTCATGGCTGAATCTGGTGGAGCGCTTTTTCTCGATGCTCACCCAGAAGTGGATAAGGCGCCAGGCCCATACCAGCGTGAAGGATCTCGAGCAGTCCATCGAGTATTACCTGGCGACTTACAACCAGAATCCAAGGCCCTTCCGCTGGCGTAAGGGAGCAGGTGAAATCCTGGCCTCTGTCGGCAGGGCTGCTCGAGCCTTGCAAAGAAATAATGAAGCGAACTTGTGA
- a CDS encoding IS630 family transposase translates to MKTGRPAVRIELTEQEHAELTRRRARHKGPADMQLRAEIILFCARGESGSSIARRLGITAQTVSRWRLRFARLGLQGLNDEPRSGRPRSISDEKVQEVVDRVRQTRPDDASHWSSRRMSKATHISPASVQRIWRAFGLKPHLEHTFKLSTDPAFVDKVQDIVGLYLNPPDKALVLCVDEKSQIQALNRTQPGLPLEPGYPATRTHDYQRHGTTSLFAALDVATGEVIGRLKRRHRSAEFLEFLRAIEETVESDKAIHLIMDNYAVHKTDKVRAWLVAHPRYHVHFTPTSASWLNLVERFFSMLTQKWIKRQAHTSVKDLEQSIEYYLATYNQNPRPFRWRKGAGEILASVGRAARALQINNEANL, encoded by the coding sequence ATGAAAACAGGCCGCCCAGCCGTTCGGATCGAACTGACCGAACAAGAGCATGCCGAACTCACCCGCCGCCGAGCCAGGCACAAGGGGCCTGCCGATATGCAGCTGCGCGCCGAGATCATTCTGTTCTGCGCTCGAGGCGAGTCCGGCTCTTCCATTGCTCGACGGCTCGGCATTACGGCGCAAACCGTTTCGAGGTGGCGCCTTCGCTTCGCCCGTTTGGGCCTGCAAGGCCTCAATGACGAGCCGCGCTCAGGCCGCCCACGCAGCATCAGTGATGAAAAGGTCCAGGAAGTGGTCGACCGGGTGCGGCAGACCCGGCCCGACGATGCCAGCCATTGGAGCTCGCGCCGGATGAGCAAGGCCACCCATATTTCACCGGCGAGCGTACAGCGTATCTGGCGAGCCTTCGGGCTCAAGCCTCACCTGGAGCACACCTTCAAGCTGTCCACCGATCCTGCCTTTGTCGACAAGGTGCAGGATATCGTAGGGCTCTACCTGAATCCGCCGGATAAAGCGCTGGTACTGTGCGTCGATGAGAAAAGCCAGATCCAGGCGCTCAATCGAACACAGCCGGGGCTGCCGCTGGAGCCTGGGTATCCGGCGACCCGTACCCATGATTATCAGCGCCATGGCACGACGTCCTTGTTTGCCGCCCTGGATGTGGCCACCGGCGAGGTGATCGGACGTCTCAAGCGCCGTCACCGCAGCGCAGAATTCCTGGAGTTTCTCAGGGCCATCGAGGAAACGGTCGAGAGCGACAAGGCCATACACCTGATCATGGATAACTATGCCGTGCACAAGACCGACAAGGTGCGTGCCTGGCTTGTCGCACACCCGCGTTATCACGTGCATTTCACCCCGACGTCTGCGTCATGGCTGAATCTGGTGGAGCGCTTTTTCTCGATGCTCACCCAGAAGTGGATAAAGCGCCAGGCCCATACCAGCGTGAAGGATCTCGAGCAGTCCATCGAGTATTACCTGGCGACCTACAACCAGAATCCAAGGCCCTTCCGCTGGCGTAAGGGAGCAGGTGAAATCCTGGCCTCTGTCGGCAGGGCTGCTCGAGCCTTGCAAATAAATAATGAAGCGAACTTGTGA
- a CDS encoding IS630 family transposase has protein sequence MKTGRPAVRIELTEQEHAELTRRRARHKGPADMQLRAEIILSCARGESGSSIARRLGITAQTVSRWRLRFARLGLQGLNDEPRSGRPRSISDEKVQEVVDRVRQTRPDDASHWSSRRMSKATHISPASVQRIWRAFGLKPHLEHTFKLSTDPAFVDKVQDIVGLYLNPPDKALVLCVDEKSQIQALNRTQPGLPLEPGYPATRTHDYQRHGTTSLFAALDVATGEVIGRLKRRHRSAEFLEFLRAIEETVESDKAIHLIMDNYAVHKTDKVRAWLVAHPRHHVHFTPTSASWLNLVERFFSMLTQKWIKRQAHTRVKDLEQSIEYYLATYNQNPRPFRWRKGAGEILASVGRAARALQRNNEANL, from the coding sequence ATGAAAACAGGCCGCCCAGCCGTTCGGATCGAACTGACCGAACAAGAGCATGCCGAACTCACCCGCCGCCGAGCCAGGCACAAGGGGCCTGCCGATATGCAGCTGCGCGCCGAGATCATTCTGTCCTGCGCTCGAGGCGAGTCCGGCTCTTCCATTGCTCGACGGCTCGGCATTACGGCGCAAACCGTTTCGAGGTGGCGCCTTCGCTTCGCCCGTTTGGGCCTGCAAGGCCTCAATGACGAGCCGCGCTCAGGCCGCCCACGCAGCATCAGTGATGAAAAGGTCCAGGAAGTGGTCGACCGGGTGCGGCAGACCAGGCCCGACGATGCCAGTCATTGGAGCTCGCGCCGGATGAGCAAGGCCACCCATATTTCACCGGCGAGCGTACAGCGTATCTGGCGAGCCTTCGGGCTCAAGCCTCACCTGGAGCACACCTTCAAGCTGTCCACCGATCCCGCCTTTGTCGACAAGGTGCAGGATATCGTAGGGCTCTACCTGAATCCGCCGGATAAGGCGCTGGTACTGTGCGTCGATGAGAAAAGCCAGATCCAGGCGCTCAATCGAACACAGCCGGGGCTGCCGCTGGAGCCTGGGTATCCGGCGACCCGTACCCATGATTATCAGCGCCATGGCACGACGTCCTTGTTTGCCGCCCTGGATGTGGCCACCGGCGAGGTGATCGGACGTCTCAAGCGCCGTCACCGCAGCGCAGAATTCCTGGAGTTTCTCAGGGCCATCGAGGAAACGGTCGAGAGCGACAAGGCCATACACCTGATCATGGATAACTATGCCGTGCACAAGACCGACAAGGTGCGTGCCTGGCTTGTCGCACACCCGCGTCATCATGTGCATTTCACCCCGACGTCTGCGTCATGGCTGAATCTGGTGGAGCGCTTTTTCTCGATGCTCACCCAGAAGTGGATAAAGCGCCAGGCCCATACCCGCGTGAAGGATCTCGAGCAGTCCATCGAGTATTACCTGGCGACCTACAACCAGAATCCAAGGCCCTTCCGCTGGCGTAAGGGAGCAGGTGAAATCCTGGCCTCTGTCGGCAGGGCTGCTCGAGCCTTGCAAAGAAATAATGAAGCGAACTTGTGA
- a CDS encoding IS630 family transposase (programmed frameshift) has protein sequence MGWRRGQAYGQDLRDRVLAADGSTREVARRFAVSESYVARARSRQKLGQVSAGVQCNHVPPRLQGLEEALTERVAAAPEQTLTQLCQWIEAEHGVRVSLTTLWKTLGRLGLTLKKSFQAAEQQRADVAQARHAWAAGLSLLDVRRMVFLDETWASTNMSPSRGRSPRGRRCPGQVPQGHWKTTTFVCALRSDGLVAPLALDGPINGQAFRAWIEQALAPTLGAGDIVVMDNLGSHKVAGVREAIQARGAELRYWPPYSPDYNPIEQVFAKLKALRRKAAARTVDTLWSAIGTLLERFPSAECERYIRHCGYGWSG, from the exons ATGGGATGGCGTCGAGGGCAGGCCTACGGGCAGGATCTGCGCGATCGGGTGCTGGCGGCTGACGGCTCGACTCGCGAGGTGGCCAGGCGCTTCGCGGTGAGCGAGTCCTATGTGGCGCGGGCACGCTCGCGACAGAAACTGGGCCAGGTCAGTGCCGGGGTCCAGTGCAACCACGTACCCCCTCGACTCCAGGGGCTCGAAGAGGCGCTGACCGAGCGCGTGGCCGCGGCCCCCGAGCAGACACTGACGCAGTTGTGCCAGTGGATCGAGGCCGAGCATGGCGTGCGGGTGAGCCTGACCACGCTGTGGAAAACGCTGGGGCGGTTGGGGCTGACACTC AAAAAGTCATTCCAGGCCGCCGAGCAGCAACGTGCCGACGTAGCGCAGGCTCGCCACGCCTGGGCCGCAGGGCTGTCCCTGCTCGACGTGCGCCGCATGGTGTTTCTCGACGAGACCTGGGCGAGCACGAACATGAGCCCGAGCCGGGGACGTTCGCCACGCGGGCGACGCTGTCCGGGACAGGTGCCCCAGGGTCATTGGAAGACGACCACCTTCGTCTGTGCGCTGCGCAGCGACGGGTTGGTCGCTCCGCTGGCTCTCGATGGGCCGATCAACGGGCAAGCGTTTCGCGCCTGGATCGAGCAGGCGCTGGCGCCCACCCTGGGTGCCGGGGACATCGTGGTGATGGACAACCTCGGCTCGCACAAGGTGGCCGGTGTGCGGGAGGCCATCCAGGCGCGCGGTGCCGAGCTGCGCTATTGGCCGCCGTATAGTCCGGACTACAACCCGATCGAGCAGGTGTTCGCGAAGCTGAAGGCGCTGCGGCGCAAGGCCGCCGCCCGCACGGTCGATACCCTGTGGTCGGCCATCGGCACCTTGCTGGAGCGCTTTCCGTCCGCCGAATGCGAACGTTATATCCGTCATTGCGGCTATGGCTGGTCAGGATGA
- a CDS encoding IS630 family transposase, translating into MARPAAPFLLNPGDADKLQGWLRLGSLPQSIGQRARILLLLANGLTPREISEQLHVSAPVIFKWRKRYQEAGLEGLSDLRRSGAPRKLDEAKIKEILTLTTQRVPREATHWSLRLMARYAGVSIWQVAQVWAAADLEPHRLKTFKISNDPHFADKVVDVVGLYLNPPDNALVLSVDEKTQIQALDRTQPMLPLKSGQVERRTHDYKRHGTASLYAAFDILTGKVMGRITQRHRAREFLEFLRQIDRSTPSELDLHVILDNSSTHKTAAVKEWLGKHPRFKLHFTPTSASWLNAVEGWFAQLERRALYRDTFSSVADLRAAIRRFIEAHNEHSAKPFRWNKTAESIIGSVHRAKLAVIRNELLD; encoded by the coding sequence ATGGCCCGGCCAGCAGCCCCTTTTCTCTTGAACCCCGGTGATGCCGATAAGCTGCAAGGCTGGCTGCGCCTGGGGTCGCTGCCTCAGAGCATCGGCCAGCGAGCCAGAATTCTGTTGCTGCTGGCCAATGGCCTCACGCCCAGGGAGATCAGCGAGCAGCTGCACGTCTCCGCGCCAGTGATCTTCAAATGGCGCAAGCGCTATCAGGAGGCTGGCCTTGAGGGACTGAGCGACCTGCGGCGCAGCGGAGCACCGCGCAAGCTCGACGAGGCGAAGATCAAGGAAATCCTGACGCTGACGACCCAGCGGGTGCCGCGCGAGGCTACCCACTGGAGCCTGCGATTGATGGCCAGGTACGCCGGGGTCAGCATCTGGCAAGTCGCACAGGTGTGGGCGGCTGCCGATCTTGAGCCGCACCGCTTGAAAACCTTCAAGATCAGTAACGATCCGCACTTTGCAGACAAAGTGGTCGATGTCGTCGGGCTGTACTTGAATCCGCCCGACAACGCCCTTGTGCTGTCTGTTGACGAAAAAACGCAGATCCAGGCGCTGGATCGCACGCAGCCCATGCTGCCGCTCAAGTCCGGGCAGGTTGAGCGGCGGACGCATGACTACAAGCGTCATGGGACGGCCAGCTTGTATGCCGCCTTCGACATCCTGACGGGCAAGGTCATGGGCCGTATCACGCAACGGCACAGGGCCAGGGAGTTTCTCGAGTTCCTGCGACAGATCGACCGCAGCACCCCGTCCGAGCTGGACCTGCATGTGATTCTGGACAATAGCTCGACTCACAAGACTGCGGCCGTCAAGGAGTGGCTGGGGAAGCATCCCCGTTTCAAGCTGCACTTCACGCCGACCAGCGCCTCCTGGCTGAACGCCGTGGAGGGCTGGTTCGCTCAGTTGGAAAGACGGGCGCTTTATCGTGACACCTTCAGCAGCGTGGCTGATCTGAGAGCGGCTATTCGTCGGTTCATCGAGGCTCATAACGAACATTCGGCCAAGCCGTTCCGCTGGAACAAAACGGCTGAGTCGATTATCGGCTCGGTGCATCGAGCAAAGCTGGCAGTTATTCGGAATGAGTTATTGGATTAA
- a CDS encoding IS701 family transposase, translated as MEQRFEAYLDHLCDSLGHVDRHEGLRGYCQGLMLPLARKSVEPLAAGIDPHAVRARHQSLHHFVAKSDWSDEGLLERVRAWVEPALLREGGTERYWIIDDTGFPKKGKHSVGVARQYCGQLGKRDNCQIAVSLTLATERASLPVAWRLYLPEDWAADTARRTRAGVPEGVGFQTKPTIALEQVKAALAAGIARGAVLADAGYGNDTGFRDGLTELGLAYAVGVQGATTVWPQGKAPLPPEPWKGVGRKPRLLRRDAEHRPVSVKALALGLPASAYRTVTWRQGSNTALSGRFAAVRVRAAHRDHQRTAARDEEWLLIEWPEGQQEPEKYVLSTLPADTSFERLVAVTRMRWRIERDYQELKQEFGLAHYEGRGWRGFHHHASLCIAAYGFLVAERLHHPATQKNATLRPPSVLPNEYVPRGRSAAPASSSQLDHDLTLADRPAAGELS; from the coding sequence ATGGAACAGCGCTTCGAAGCTTACCTCGATCATCTGTGCGACTCCCTGGGCCACGTGGACCGGCATGAAGGTCTGCGTGGGTATTGTCAGGGACTGATGTTGCCGCTGGCACGAAAGAGCGTCGAACCGCTGGCTGCAGGAATCGATCCCCATGCAGTGCGGGCACGCCACCAGTCACTGCATCATTTCGTAGCCAAGTCCGACTGGTCGGACGAGGGATTGCTCGAGCGTGTGCGGGCCTGGGTGGAGCCGGCGCTGCTGCGCGAGGGTGGCACCGAGCGCTACTGGATCATCGACGACACGGGCTTTCCGAAGAAGGGCAAGCACTCGGTCGGTGTGGCGCGCCAGTACTGTGGCCAATTGGGCAAGCGGGACAATTGCCAGATTGCCGTGAGTCTGACGCTGGCTACCGAGAGGGCGAGTCTTCCCGTGGCCTGGCGGCTGTATCTGCCCGAGGACTGGGCGGCAGATACGGCGCGGCGCACCCGCGCCGGCGTGCCGGAAGGGGTTGGGTTCCAGACCAAGCCCACGATTGCACTGGAACAGGTCAAGGCCGCTCTGGCTGCGGGAATTGCGCGGGGTGCTGTGTTGGCCGATGCCGGCTACGGCAACGATACGGGATTTCGCGATGGATTGACCGAGCTGGGGCTGGCCTACGCCGTCGGCGTGCAGGGAGCGACGACCGTCTGGCCGCAAGGCAAGGCGCCTCTGCCCCCGGAACCGTGGAAAGGCGTGGGACGCAAACCCCGTCTGCTGCGGCGGGATGCCGAACATCGGCCGGTCAGCGTGAAGGCGCTGGCGCTCGGTCTGCCGGCCAGCGCTTATCGTACCGTCACCTGGCGACAGGGCAGCAACACGGCACTGTCCGGTCGCTTTGCCGCGGTTCGGGTGCGGGCGGCGCATCGTGACCACCAGCGGACTGCCGCACGCGACGAGGAGTGGTTGCTCATCGAGTGGCCCGAGGGGCAGCAGGAACCGGAAAAATACGTCCTGTCGACCCTGCCCGCGGACACGTCTTTCGAACGGCTCGTTGCCGTGACCAGGATGCGCTGGCGTATCGAGCGTGATTACCAGGAACTGAAGCAGGAGTTCGGTCTTGCCCATTATGAAGGGCGAGGCTGGCGTGGCTTTCACCATCACGCCTCGCTGTGCATTGCCGCCTATGGCTTTCTCGTGGCCGAGCGCCTGCATCATCCGGCCACCCAAAAAAACGCCACACTCCGCCCGCCATCTGTCTTACCCAACGAGTACGTTCCGCGGGGCCGCTCAGCGGCCCCAGCGTCATCAAGCCAACTCGATCACGACCTTACGCTGGCTGATCGCCCAGCGGCTGGCGAGCTGTCTTGA
- a CDS encoding IS630 family transposase (programmed frameshift): MARAYSADLRQRVVDAAMGGLSARQAAERFDVGTATTIVWVRRFREGGELVARRQGKPRGLRLDPHADYLLGLLEQTPDLTLAELAATLERERGVRVSLATVWTFLDRHAMTFKKKTAHAAEQQRPDVQAVRQGWIEEQSGFDWRKLIFVDETAASTNLARLRGWAPRGERCRAAIPHGHWKTTTFTAGLRLDGLSAPLVLDGAMNGPVFLAYVGQVLVPELTPGDIVVMDNLPAHKVAGVRQAIEGAGATLRYLPPYSPDLNPIEMAFSKLKALLRKAAARTVPELWQSIGEAIAQFSAQDCRHYFEAAGYESG; the protein is encoded by the exons ATGGCTCGGGCATACAGTGCGGATCTTCGCCAGCGCGTCGTCGACGCGGCCATGGGTGGGCTGTCGGCTCGGCAGGCCGCCGAGCGATTCGACGTCGGGACGGCAACAACGATCGTCTGGGTACGGCGCTTCCGGGAAGGCGGGGAACTCGTCGCCCGCCGACAGGGTAAGCCCCGGGGCTTGCGGCTCGATCCCCATGCGGACTACCTGCTCGGCCTGCTCGAGCAGACCCCCGACCTGACGCTGGCCGAACTCGCCGCGACCCTCGAACGGGAGCGTGGCGTCCGTGTCAGCCTGGCGACGGTGTGGACGTTTCTCGACCGGCACGCCATGACGTTCAAAAAAA AGACGGCGCATGCAGCCGAGCAGCAACGGCCGGACGTCCAGGCAGTCCGACAGGGATGGATCGAGGAGCAGTCCGGTTTCGATTGGCGCAAGCTGATCTTCGTCGACGAAACCGCCGCTTCGACGAACCTGGCCCGCCTGCGGGGCTGGGCCCCTCGCGGCGAGCGCTGCCGGGCCGCGATCCCCCACGGCCACTGGAAAACCACGACCTTTACCGCCGGCCTGCGGCTGGATGGCCTGAGCGCGCCGCTGGTGCTCGATGGCGCCATGAACGGCCCGGTCTTCCTGGCCTATGTCGGGCAGGTTCTGGTACCCGAGCTGACGCCCGGCGATATCGTGGTGATGGACAACCTGCCGGCCCACAAGGTGGCGGGGGTACGCCAGGCCATCGAAGGCGCAGGAGCCACACTGCGCTACCTGCCACCCTATAGCCCCGACCTGAACCCGATCGAGATGGCCTTCTCCAAGCTCAAGGCACTGCTGAGAAAGGCGGCGGCGCGGACCGTGCCGGAGCTGTGGCAGAGCATTGGCGAGGCGATTGCGCAGTTCTCTGCACAGGACTGCAGGCACTACTTCGAGGCAGCCGGATATGAATCGGGATAA
- a CDS encoding transporter has protein sequence MSWFVKLAGNSNSSLLRQLHIMCTLHVSLFCLSAAFSCDVAAVDVEAGDYAPLPDGSTIGLLYYQHAERNEIYVDGHKRSSAAGLDSDIGILRIVHYMQLGKYIVDPQFLLPFGSMRANGETKSLGSDSGIGDLILAATVWPLNDLVKQRYFGITPFLYVPIGSYERDRAVNLGENRWKFALQAGYATALTDKVSLDLVGDVTFFGKNDDYGSGGVTKRQDALYQGQIFLRYNFTDTFDVRASLSKLWGGESKIDGVSMNDEPDTLRYTVGTSFFVSPSTQLMINLGSDILVDNGFKEDGRISLRLLQLF, from the coding sequence ATGAGCTGGTTTGTTAAGCTGGCCGGCAATAGCAATTCCTCGCTTTTGCGTCAGTTACATATTATGTGCACCTTGCATGTTTCATTATTTTGCTTGTCGGCTGCATTCTCTTGCGACGTCGCAGCTGTGGATGTTGAAGCCGGTGATTATGCGCCGCTTCCTGATGGTAGCACTATAGGTTTGCTGTACTATCAGCATGCAGAGCGCAATGAAATTTATGTCGATGGGCATAAGCGGTCCAGTGCTGCTGGTCTAGACTCCGATATAGGTATCCTGCGCATTGTGCACTATATGCAACTTGGCAAGTATATTGTCGACCCTCAATTCCTATTGCCATTCGGCAGTATGCGGGCTAATGGTGAAACGAAAAGCCTTGGTAGTGATAGTGGTATTGGTGACTTAATCCTGGCTGCCACTGTCTGGCCGCTAAATGATCTGGTTAAACAGCGTTATTTCGGTATAACCCCTTTCCTCTATGTACCCATCGGTAGTTATGAAAGAGACCGAGCGGTCAACCTCGGTGAGAATCGTTGGAAATTTGCTTTGCAAGCTGGCTATGCTACTGCCCTGACCGACAAAGTGAGTCTCGACTTGGTTGGTGATGTAACTTTCTTCGGTAAGAATGATGACTATGGAAGCGGTGGTGTTACAAAAAGGCAGGATGCCCTATACCAGGGTCAGATTTTTCTACGCTACAACTTTACCGATACATTTGATGTTCGTGCTAGTCTATCGAAACTCTGGGGAGGCGAGAGTAAAATCGATGGCGTGAGCATGAACGATGAACCTGACACCCTTAGGTATACTGTTGGAACCTCTTTCTTCGTTTCGCCAAGCACGCAACTGATGATAAATCTTGGTTCAGATATTTTAGTTGACAATGGTTTTAAGGAGGATGGACGTATAAGTCTAAGGCTTCTACAGCTATTTTGA